CCGGCCGATCGCCGACGAGGGGATGCGCGACGCCATCGGCCGCCAGATCTGCCCGATCACGCACGTCTCGGCCGACGACCCGCCGACCCTCATCATCCACGGCGACGCCGACCAGCTCGTGCCGATCCAGCAGGCCGAGTCGATCGTCGAGAAGCTCAAGGAGAAGGGCGTCGAGGCGAAGCTGGTCGTCAAGAAGGGCGCGAGCCACGGCTGGCCCGACATGGCCAAGGATAACGTCGTCCTGGCCGACTGGTTCGACGAGCACCTGAAGCCGAAGTCCCCCTGACGCCCCGGGCCGAGACCGTCACGGCCTCCGCCCTTCGCGGGCGAGGCCCGTGGCGGGCGGGCTCAGCCCGCGCGGTTCGACTGGCCGGCGCGACGCATCCGCTTGCGGGCCTTGGCCAGGATCGGGCCGACCGAGTTCTCGGAGATGCCGAGCTGCTTGCCGATCTGGCGGTAGTTCATGTACTTGAGGTGGTACAGGCGGACCACCTCGGCCTCCTTCTCGGGAAGCTCGTCGAGGATCCGCTCGACCTCCTCGGCGGTGGCGATGGCCTCGGCCTCGCCCGAGAGGTCGCTGACGGTCTCGCGGTGGGCGTTGGAGTGGCCCAGCTCGGCCTCGCGCTGGCGGCGGATGATCTCGCGGACGCAGATCCGCCGGACGATGACCGTCAGGTAGGTGGGGAGCGAGCTGAGGCCCTTGTAGCGTCGGAGGACGTCGTAGTCGTCGTCGACGATCGCCAGCAGGACCTCGGCGGCGATGTCCTCCGTGTCGGCCGGGCTCAGCAGCCGGCTCCGCGAATGCGCGACGTGATGGATGACGTGGTAGATCAGGCCCAGGTACCGATCCACGAAGTCGTTCCAGGCGCCCGGCTCCTTCCCCAGGCACCGGTCGATGAGCTTACGATCAAGATCGCTCAGGGGCACGGGGACGCCTCCTCAAGAGGGAAGCAGGCGCTCGACGGGTCGAACGGGACGCACGCCCAAACTCAAAGCCGATACAGAATTGCTGCAATTGTAGCACAAGCCGCGAGGACGGCAATCCGCCCGCACGCCGGATTTGGCCGCGAGTCTGCCGGTTCCGACGCCTACAACCGTTCCAGCCGATTCGATCTCGTCGGCGGCCCGCTCGGGATACGA
The DNA window shown above is from Paludisphaera mucosa and carries:
- a CDS encoding RNA polymerase sigma factor — protein: MPLSDLDRKLIDRCLGKEPGAWNDFVDRYLGLIYHVIHHVAHSRSRLLSPADTEDIAAEVLLAIVDDDYDVLRRYKGLSSLPTYLTVIVRRICVREIIRRQREAELGHSNAHRETVSDLSGEAEAIATAEEVERILDELPEKEAEVVRLYHLKYMNYRQIGKQLGISENSVGPILAKARKRMRRAGQSNRAG